The DNA region CCTACTGGCTTGCGAGTCGAATTGTCGGTCAGATGATTGGCGGCTTCGTCACCCTTGGACTCAATGCTCATAGGAGGGAAGTTGGCGCCATCAGTGTCAACACTTacctcgtcttcatctcCATCCAGACGCTTGGCCCGTTCATTGCCGCGCTGCTTTCCCCACCACACAAGGTCCAGAGGTCCAATGGAGTCCCTGTTATCATCCATCTACCACAAAACATAAAGGAGGAACTCGCCATCATGTGGAGACTGTTGTGTCGCAAGGAAATTCTCCTTTTGCTCCCCATGATCTTCCAAAGTGTCTTCTCCGAGGCGTTTTTCTCGACGTACAATGCCACATACTTCACTGTGCGTTCGCGCGCCCTGGCCTCCCTGGTTGCCAGCAGCTGTGTGGTCGTATGCAACTTCTTGTTAGGCTTCTTTTTGGACTGGCGCAAGCCCACGTTGAACACGCGTGCGATTGCTGCGTTTGTCGTCATCTACACGTTTGAGACGGCCCTCTACATCTACGCAATGATCATGACGAAGAAATACGAAGGAATGGAGACCAAGCCCGTGTTCGActgggtcgacgacgggttTGGCCAGGGTGTTTGCGTCTACATCTTTCTGCTCGTGGGCTTCAATCTCATGTACGACTACTTGTATTGGCTAGTGGGCACTCTGAACCGCGATGGAGCAGACATCATTCGTCTGAGCGCAGTCATTCGAGGAGTCGAGAGCGCTGGCCAGGCCATCTCGTACGGCATCAATTCGATCGCGCAGGACAAATTTCCTCTGTCGGGGGCTGTTGCGGTCAATATGTCGTTCTTCGCAGCCTGCATCATCCCTTCAGCCTTTGTCATCTTCAAAATCGGCATCGTTGATGGTGCCAAGGTTCATGAGATTATCCAAGACGAGGAGATGCCTGTGGCTGCAACCTATTTAAAGGCAGAGAAGCCAGACGGAAGCCAGGATCGTTCGGATCCCGACGTTAAGGTGGTTGAGTAGATAGTGCCGGTGTGTTTATCTGAGAACATAATCAAAGCCAGTTAAGTATTGCTGTATCATAGGTCTCCCGTCTACGTGGGCGGCGCAATTAGGCGCACATCTCAACACGCGGTTTAATGCAAGAGCTTTGCCTCCATGCTGGGTGGTTGTGGGGTGCTCGTTGCTTATATTGAAGTCACCAATCCTGTTATGCCACAATTTAGTTCGTCACCGTTGACGGGACCAAGAATGGCCTGCCTACAGTTATCGCATCAAGTTAGTTGCTGAAGTGCTATCACCGGTGGACTTCTTGTCTGGTGGTTCCTGTTGAGGTGTGGTTGGAGCTTGTTGATGACTGGAGTTACGCGGTTTCAACCCCACCTGCCCACCAGATTTACCCCGCGCTGTGCTCTAATAAGGATGTGACAGAGCTGTTGCCTCTCATCCCCCACGAATGCATGTCATGGGCGGCACATGCTTTGTCTGAACCATCTTCTATCCGGCACTGCTCGATGCGAGGGCTCATCTGCCTCCAATCGTTCGGGTCACGCCTTGCAGATGTACTTCCTTGCATATTGATGCAAGGTGCCGTGTCACCAGATGCTCTGTCTGGCAAGCGGAACCTGGAGTGGCGGGGCAGAGCCGTCCGATGTGGGCCGCGGGAAGTGGACGCGAGATGGTGGGGGAACCTTGTTGATTCCTTGTTGGATGGGCCTCATACAGAACTGAGGGTGGAGCCGGCATACTTGCCgtctgggcggcgcgtccgccGTCCGGGATGCACGACGTCTTGAGGTCTGGAGTGCGTGCCGTCTGTACGGCATGCAAGCCGTCACCAGAGTGTATAAAGCATTTACGGATTCTTCATCACCAAGCAAGATACTTCCAACGATAAATCAACTTCCCACACATACCAATCAACTATTCATAATGGTCTCTGCCCGAGATACTACCTCTGTTGAGCTGCACGGCAAGTCCTATAGTCTGCCGCAGCGCCCGACCGTGGTCGTGTGCGTCGACGGGTTTGACCCCGAGTACTTGCAGGCTGGCATCGAAGATGGCATCCTACCAACGATGGAAGCCTTCGTGAAAAGCGGCTTCCACGCGACGGCAGACTGTGCCATGCCCTCTTTGACCAATCCCAACAACATGTGCATCATTACCGGAGTGCCTACCGGCCATCACGGCATCTCTGGCAATTTTTACCTGGACAAGGAAACGGGAAAAGAGCACATGATTCTGGATGACTCGACCATGCGCGGCACGACTGTCCTCGCCAAGCTGGCGGACGCCGGTGTTcgggtcgccgccatcactgCCAAAGACAAGCTACGACGCATCATTCAGCACGGCCTGTCGCCCGAGAAAGGATCCATTTGTTTCTCGGCTCAGTGCGCAAACGAAAGCACAGCTGCCGAGCAAGGGATGGACAACGTTGAGGCGTGGCTTGGCCAATCGGCACCCTCCCAGTACTCGGGAGAGCTCTCTCTGTTTGTTCTCGATGCAGGATTGAAGCTCCTGCAAGAGAAGCGTGCGGATTTCTTCTACTTGACCCTGTCGGACTACATCCAGCACAAGTATGCTCCGCGCTCGCGCGAGGCCAACGACTTTATGCACGCTATCGACACGCGGCTTGGCGAGTTTGTTCGActgggcgccgtcgtggctgTGACCGGAGATCATGGCATGAGCGACAAGGCCGATGAGAACGGAAAGCCGAATGTGCTGTTCTTGGGTGATTTCCTGGATTCAAAGTGGCCAGAGAGCCGCGCCAAGGTCATCTGCCCGATCACGGACCCTTTTGTCAAGCATCAtggtgccctcggcggcttcgtccgAGTCCATTTGACAGACACGTCTGTTGTCGGTGATATGCTCGCTGCGTGCCGTAAGCTTCCCCAAGTTGAGACAGCTCTCACCGGAGAGGAGGCAGCAGCGCTATACGAGATGCCGTTGGACCGTGAAGGAGACATTGTGGTCATCGCCAAGAAGAACTTTGCCATTGGGAGCAAGCGAGAGGAGCACGACCTGTCGAACTTGGACGGTCATCGGCTTCGGTCGCACGGAGGCTTATCCGAGCAGCAGATTCCGCTCTTGAGGTCCACCGCGGTTGACCCGAAGGATGTATCGGAGACGAAGAAATGGAGGAACTTTGACATTTTTGATCTGGCTCTCAACTACTAGTTCTAGGGCCTCGTCTAGATATATCTCTCTCTTTCGTCTGCTATGTCGCATCAAATAGAGAAAAcgtcgccgtctgctccAGGTCGCCACCATTGAAGACACCGCAGCCGTCCATGCCAAAATCGAAGCCTAGCAGGCCGCTCAAGTCTTGAATCACATGCCTCTCGTGATCAAACTGTTGCGCTCCGGCCATGACCGCTTCCAGACTTCTCGCAATGCCCAACAAGGGATGAACGGTCTGTTCTTCGCCTGCTGAAGGCTGAAGGACTCGAATCAAGTGGCGCAGATGGCCTTGGATATCGACCTCGTCGTTCTCGCAAGTGGCTCGACTTTGCCAGTTGGCCGCCTTGACAAGGCACACGGAAGCGAATGCAATGACCGCTCCAATATAGCAGGGCAGGTTCTGCAGTCGGTCTCTCGGCTCGTTTGTGACGCTGCACACTACAGATAGCGCATGTTCCAATGCGCGGCGTGCAAAATCGTTGGGACCCCCGGGCGATTCGCTTGCAAGCTCCAATTCTTCTCGCGCCTGGCCTCGGAAGACATGCGAAAAGAGGTATAACTTTGCGGCGTGGTAGTACAAATCGAATATGCGTCTAGCAGGCTCGGTCTTGTGTGTATCAAACTTGAGACCTTCAAGCCACTCACTGTGCCACTGCTCATACAAGTCGTCCAGACAAGATATCTCTGCAAGTCTTTGGGTGGCAATGCATCGGTCGATGTCACCCCCGAATATGTCGAACACGCGGTTGAAGATGGACCAGAGCTCGACTTGGCTGATCAGCCTCTGATCAGCCTCCGATGCGAATCCACTTTCGAGAAAGACGCGAGGTTTCTTCAGCAGCTGAAAGTCTCGCGTGAGGGGAAGCTTGCCGTGGCTGAGAGAGCAGTGATGGTCACATAGGTACACGAGGAAGTAGAGTCGGGTTCGGTCGTAGCACTCCCGCTTTGTATGCGGCATCTTGGCAATGCATCTATGAAGATCCAGCTCGGTAGCAATCCTGACGCCTTGTCGACAGGGTTAATTGATCCATTAATATTTTTTGGCCGAGTAGACTGGCCTTACCTAGTCCATTCAGGGCTGCCGATATTTCGGGTAGCCATAATGCTCCAATGCAAAGTGCGCGGACATCGTCAAACTCGTAATTTCCGGCAAACAGTTTCCCTTGCGCATTCTGCTGCAACACTTCCAGCAGCGTGGAATAGTATGCTGACCCAGAACAAAACGCAGCCACTGTGCAAATGGCCGACAAGAGAAAAGTCGATCTCACCCGAATTGTTAGGAGCGAATCCGTGTCTGTGAGAATGTGGTGCACATAATGATCCAAGTTTCTCTGGTAGAAAGCAAAGAGGAACTCGGCGACCTCAATTGGAAGTAGCTGCTGCGAGATAAAGTCGAAGCGTTGTCCAGGGGCTGAGCTCTTGAGAGAAGTATTGGTCATTGAAGACGCGGGAAAGCCGCCCAGACTGCATGACAGATTCAAAGTAGCCGGATGTGGAGATTCTGGTGAATCGGCAATTGCTGAAGAGGCTCCCTCGACCAGCGAAGAACTCCCGTTGGAAGGCAGAGGGGGAACATGCTGCGTCTGATTGCCAACAGTGGGCCGAGCTGTCGCCGGGGCTGACATGAGATGTTCAAGTCTGCTCAGCCtgtcctccatctcctccttcCACCTAGTTGCCGGGCACATCCGTCAATTTGGTTCGCTTATTACATGGTGAGGAGCGAGGACGTACGAAGCATCGCTTTCCAGAAGGGACTGCAAGCTCTTGTTGATGGTGCAAGTGACCCCCCTTGCCGTGCAGCCAATACATGGCGGtttgttgttgctgttcATATGACATTTGATCTTGATACGACAACGTCAGCGACGGGCTCCAGACGGGGCGAAGGCGACCGGAACCCCCCGCCCAGCATGTCATTCGTCATACCTTGAGTTTACGACAGGAGACGCACGCGGTAATTTTCCGCGATATCTCTGGTATTTTCCTGTCCCCAAAGGACTCACGCAAGGCCATTGCCGCGGACACGGAAGGCATCTTCGCACGGGGCCGCTGTATGTTCGACATGTTTGGTTACTGGATGAGCTGCAAGGCTGAAACAAATTGCAACTTCAACTCATGATGATTTGAACTTGTTGTTggagcgcaggcggcggcggcgacctcggcggcgaactTGCCGTCCCACTTGAGTGGCGCTCGAAGAAATGTGTTGGTTGTATCTAGACGGCATCATTGGCCTAGAGAGCGTGGATGATGAGCACGGACCAGTCAGGCGGGGTTGCGCGCGAAAATGAAGTTGATGGTTCAACAAGTTTCTCCTCCTGCTCTCTTCTTCCAAGGACGAAACTGCCAACAGCTGACCCACGTGTCCGTCCCCATGCTTGCTTGCGGCTGTGGGGGGCAGCGAATCACGCTGGGACAACTGCAACTCGGCAGCGTCGCAAAGGTTTCGGCACCCGCAGTGGTAAGCGTGTATGTACGATCCAAGCATTCACGCATAGGCCACAGGAGAGGGCGTCTTCCCCGCAGTTCAGAAGCCGAGAGCGTGACTTCCACCGCCCTCGGACACCATCTCCGGTGTAACACCGACTGACTACTGATGCACTATGACGAAGGTACAGTAAGTCGTCACCCTGTCAGCCAGAGACTTGGCACCAACACGCGGCTCAATCGGCAACTTTGCTCATGGGTGTCGCAAAACACCGGGTCCTAGACTCCCCAGCAAGAATGAGGTCTCGGCAGTGCGCCGGGAGAAAATGGACTGATGACGGGTGATGGCCGTAATAATGTTCTTACAGCGCATCAAGCGCCAACATCATGCGCGCCTACGTGTCTGCTCGCTGGACTGACGAGTTATACGAATTATGGACTACTGGACTAACTTAAGTTTTGGCATCAGCGCTACGAACATGAAGTAGGCTAAGTTACCAAGCGTACCTTATCAGCTAACTACGTTAGTTACTAACCCGACCAACCAGGCACATTGAGGCCGGGGAATACAGCCGGTGAGGTGAGTTCTCGGCATCAACCAACAAGCAGAGCCCGGTTCAATACTACTGTACCCAGAACCAGccattgctgctgcagcgccacTCGTGCCCTGACAACCTACCTACGTCGCACTGGACGGCCATCCACCCAGGCGCCGGGCGGTTCTGCTGTGGCACGCATGGCTTGGGCCCAAGAAGCCCAGGCTGCCCCCAGAGTGCCTTGATGGTTGCCATCTCATCGCGCAACTCGTCCCCAGATTGGGATACACATTTGCACAGGGACCACGCCCTACTTACTCTCCCGTGTCAACGGGTGGTGCTTGTCGCGACTTCAGGGCAAGTTTTTCATCGGCGACCGTGTTGAGCCAGCCACTCGAGGCGTAGGTGGATGCGATATATCGCAGTGCCCGTCTGCTGTGCGCATTACCCGGAACCACCACGGTCGAGATCGCGGCCGGCACCCTGGAGCTGTCGGGGAGCCGGATGGCACGGGTGGTTTCGAGCACCTTTTTGTTGATTTACTGCTAAGCAAGCAATGGTTGAATTTCAGCCCTCGGGTAGTCCAAGACTCGTGTGGAACGCGACGCCAATACCCGACACCGAAATCAGCCGCGTCGTTGACCCGATTTGGGCGACCATGTCTGGAACAAGACCAAAACCACAATCAAAGGTGGTCAGCACGCGCAGTTTTCCCATCAGCAGCTGAACCATGGCTAAGATCGCCCAAGGCCGTGAAACGTATCTTAGCGTTTGCCCGCTGAGTATAAAGATACCTCCGGTTCATCCGACCGCTCATTCACGCTCGTGCACACCAACAAGGTCCGCTTTGATCGTGCTTCGAACCCGATATTCGCTACTTCGTATCAATCACAACACACTCATCGGATTTCACGGTTTCGCCACACGATGCTGGCTGAAACGATCCTGATTACAGGTGCAAGTGGCTATTTGGGAGGACATCTGATCAAGGCAGCGCTACAAAAGGGGTACAATGTCCGCGCGACCGCCCGGAGCGACTCGTCTGCCCAAAAGATCGCGGCGCAGTTTCCGCAGAGTGCAGCAAAGCTGTCCTATGCCATTGTGCTCGACATCACAAACCCCCAGTCATACCAAGAAGCGCTGGAAGGCGTGTCGGGGATCATTCACTCGGCCTCACCATTCGTACTCAAGCCAAAGGACAATGTAAAGGACCTGCTTCAGCCTGCAATCCAAGGATCACTGGCCATCCTCAAGGCTGCACAACAGTGGGGGGACGCCGTGAGGCGCATCGTTGTCACCTCGAGCCATGCCTCCGTGTGCGACCTTTCCAAGGGAAAACGCCCTGGCTACGTATACAACGAAAAAGATTGGAACCCAGTAACATTCGAGGAGGCCTCCACCGCAGACGGAGTGGTGGCATACTGTGCCTCAAAGGCCTTGGCCGAAAGAGCAACGTGGGATTGGGTCGCGGAGAACCGACCAAAGTTTgacgtcgtcaccatcactCCTCCGTGGATATTCGGTCCTTATGCGACAGAGCTGACAACGACAAAGCACCTCAGCGAGTCGATTCAGATTCTCTATGACCTCCTCAAGGTGGAGGATATTCCACCGTTTGACTTTGGCGGATTCGCTGACGTGCGCGAAGTCGCGGCAGCGCACATTCTCGGGTTCGAAACTCCGGAGGCCGGCGGGCAAAGGTTCTGGGTTGGCCAGAACTTCAATTACCAGACTGCCGTGGACGCCGCCCGGGAGCAACTCCCACAGCTGTCGCAAAGACTCCCCAAGGGGAAACCAGGATTCGTTGAGTCAACGTACACGGTAGACGGCAGCAAGGCGACGAAGGTGTTGGGCCTCCGGTATAGGCCCTTGGCTGAAACGATCAAGGATACGTACGTGCAGTTGTTGCATGCCGAAGAGCTCGAGGGGCAGTCTGGACCTGCTTGACGTCGAGTCAACGGTCAGAGTACGGATGCGGCCCCCCCAAGGGCCCAAGTTTGTTATAAACGGGAAAACAGTTGGGTTGCGTGGCATTCTTCGGCTCGGCAGGTTGACGAGACTTCGTTTCATATTCGTGATGAGTAAGGTCAGCGCTACTGCAACGTGCTCAGGAATCCTCGTGTTGCTCGCAGTGATATAATTCATTACATAACCTGACTAGTTACTATTTGGAATCCTCCTTCTACGCGTGGTAGCATATCGGAGTGAGGTAACTCCACTGTGCTAGCGCATCATATGACAGATACATCCATGCCGCGGCGACCACGATATAGCACGCGATCCCAATGGCAAGAGACCTGGTAATGCAGACAGAACCCCGATGCAGATTCTCTGTTCCATTGCAGGCCATGCTCTCAGCTTCAAGGCCTTTGTTTGACGTGAAAATAGATCATCAGCACTAGTTGCATGGTTACTATAGAGTTCTGCAATTGTAAAATGGCATGTCAGCCTGCCGCGCTGCGTCTCAATATCGAAACCATATATACTGTTTTCCTGCCATTCGCATGCTGCTGATATCTCATCTCTCACGACAATCTGATAACTCTCGCAAAACGCAATGTCTCGCCCAGTGGCCGTTGTTACGGGCGCCTGTTCAGGAATCGGCCTCGCACTCACCAGGCACCTCGTCGAAAAGAGAAAATGGCGTGTCGTCATGGCGGATATCCAAGAGAATGAAGCGGTCACAGAACTGGGACCAGATAATGTCCTGTTTGTCAAGACGGACGTGGCATCGTGGGAGCAGCAACGCGCTCTCTTCACACGGGCAGATGAAtgggcaggcagccagggGCTGGCGTTTCTAGCTGCCAACGCAGGCCTTTCGGATCCGCCCGGGTCTTTGGACGGTCTCGTTGGAAAGGCAAAAGCAGACGAGGTTGTTACACCGCCAACGGTTGATCCCATCCAAGTCAATCTTCTCGGTGCGATCTACTCGCTGCAGCTTTTCGCGCATTTTGTGCGTAAACGCGGCCGTGCAGGCAAGGCGGTGttgacctcgtcgggcgCTGGCATCTACCCCATGCCGAGCCATCCTGCATACGCAGCTTCAAAACACGCAGTGAGTTCCTTCCCGAGGTGTATGGAGGGAGATGCGGGGCTTGCAATGCcttcatggcgtcgtcggtgagcCATTCCTGACACTTGCCATGGTACTTACCTGCGCCCCAGATCGTTGGCTACACCAGAAGCATTGCGCCCAGCTTGAAGCCTGACTCCATAGCCGTCAATGCCATCCTGCCCGGATTTACACCGAGCAATATGACGGCTCCGCTCCTGGGTGTCATCCCAGACCAATACGTCACGTCTTTGGACACCATGGTAGCCGCCTACGACGTATttctcgacgacgattcGCAAATGACGGGCCAGGTTCTGGAAGTGTCGGCCAGCAAGAAGTGGCATTTCCGGGACCATCCGACGTACCCGGACGAGGAAATTAGGTGGCTCAACGAGGAAAGTGCAGGGTTCTTTGCCAAAGTCTTTGGCCTTGCGTAAAGCAACGGGTCGGCTTTTGTTTCAAGCATCGGGGAGCATTGTAGGGCAGAACTTTGCCGAAACAGATCCCCTGCAGTGCGAGAAGTGATCCTTCTGTGTTCATGTCGCATAAGCTCATCATATGAGAAGGCCTAgactgtacttcgtatttGCGAGCACGCATGTCCCTCGTGTAAAACCGCCCAGGCCTGGCAAGACCCTGTCGCAAGCCCCGCCATGCGTGCCACCATGTACTGCAGCCGCGCAGcctggcggccaggcgggccCTTTCGGCATGTAGGATAGTTTGGCACCGTATGCCTCGCTTGACGGGGTCTGGGAACGTTCAAATACGGAGATGCGTGGCTGAAAGTGCGAAGTAGTGATACTCTAATTAAGTAGCGGTGCAGTCTTCATGAGCGGCCACGCCCGATCGATCGTACTTCCATGTCCGACCGCAGAGTCGCCGAGACCTATACTTCCCCTTGCGGTAGACAGCCTGCAAGGGACTGGCTCAATCGGCAACTTGGAGCGACAGCGTGGGGCGTCCGTTGCACGGCTGGCAATGGGTTTTCGGGGTGCGGTAGCCATGATACGTCATGTTTCCTTCGTCCATCAAGGCGGTTCTGGCTAGAGGAACAAAGCAAGGGCCGACCCTGCTTCACGATGATATGTACGTCCATTAGCTAGTAGTCCTGGCAATCCGCGGTGTTGGGACCCACGCCAACCCCGCCTTACAGATTTGTCAATCCGTTGTCTTTGACATGTCCTCGCAACGTTTGATGCGTCACGGACTGTTTCCGCGTTGGCGCTCCCATCTCCGAATGGCATGTCTTCCACTTGCGGGACATGGAGGAGCTGTCCTGCTTTCGAAATACTGCAGGCATGGGATCGCGCACTCTGCAATGCCGGTGTCAAAAGCCCTGGATCAGCCGACGACTCATGATGTGGGCCATGTTGCCATTTCACAGTCCAGTTGCCGAAGCCctcccggccgcctcgctAGATAACCGCGAGTTCGGGCATCAACATTGCCTTGCCCCTATCGCTGCTCTGGTCGGTcatgcgacgcgacgcggcccagtttgcgggcggtggcgtccCGTTTACCAGCTCGAGGCAACGCTCCCAAGCCCGCCGTTCGCATTCCCACACGCGACCCCCTTCTGCCCTTGTCTGACCGATCCCGTGGAGTGCAGCCTCATCATGGCCGGTATCCGTCTTGGCAACCGATTAGAGAAAAGGGGCGCTCATGTACGCCAAGCGATTGGCAGCAGCTGGCCACAACACCAGTCCTGTAAGCAACCCGTCGTACAAGGAGAGGGCACGAGGAGTCGAccaggagcaggagctggGTGTGGTCCAAATTGAGGCAAGCGAAGGGGCACGTGCAGGCAAAATGGTGGCGCTTTCTCCCCCTTGTAGCGCCATTCTAACGGACGATAAGATCAGTAGCGCTGGCTGTCAAAGGCGACAAATGTTCCAAGGTGCCTTCTGGAGCTGACATTGCGAAGCAAAGGGACCCTGCTCGTGCATTAGGCGAGTGCGGCCCCATTTACCCAGATCCGTGGACCCTGTCGCGATCATCCTCTTCCCACATACTTTGCGCGCACGTTTGTGGGTGGGTAGTATTGTTATCGAGGGGGCGGGCCGCCCCTGAGATCATGACCCAACGACTACGCGGGACGGTGTCAGGCCCTCCGCTCTTCCAGGCCCGGCAGGGTCTCCGCGCATCATTCATGGGTCAGACAGATGCCGTACCGGCCTTTGTCCTCACTCCGTGGAGCTTAGTGTGAACTGTTGCACCATGCCCGAATCGACACATCATGAGATACAGACAGCTAGTAATGTTTACAACACGCCCGCGCTGGAGTGTGGAAGCGGAGACGACAAGTGGTCTGCAACCACGCCATCGCTTCTCTGCAACAAGGGAAACAAGGGTATCGAGGCCGATCCGGGGTGGTGGGGGCTACGACAGGGGGGTCACTCACCACCGGAAAACACCATTTCACGATAGAAGTCTCCACTCTCCACGATGATGCGATGTAAATTCGCTATCCTTGATTCCACACCGCACGAGTCGTGCATGCAAGTGCTGGATACAAACTTATTATTTGAGAATTAAATTTGGTTGACTATTCTATCTGTTCAGCGTGATAGTggcaacgccgtcgcccatcgTCCAATGTTGGCTGCTTCAACTGGATCCCTCAAGGCTGCCTTTGTCCAGCCGGGGATGCCGGTGTGAGATAACCTACTCAGGACTGGGATGCAGGTCTCGGGACCGATCTAGAAGCCCTCAGTCTAAGCTAGAGCAAACGCGGAAGTTCTGTACCGGTTAATACTGACCCCTAGCATGTCTTCCACCGTGCCACTGCTACTTCCAAGCGGTTTTGCTTAGTGCGCGGCCATGCCACGTTTCTGGGCAATACCACCGGGCCTGCTATGGGGCGGGCAGGTTACCCACTGGGTGGTATATGGATTCAGAGACAGAGGGAAAGTAAAGGGAGCTTTCTACATAAAGAGACAAGTGTCCAACGGTGTTGCAAGGATGCTGCTTTGACCGGTTCTAGTTGTTCGACTTCTGACAACTCTGTGCATCAAGATCAAACAATATGGGTATGTGTTTGTGTAAGACTCTATGAAGCTTTCTCTAATGCTCATGTAGAGGAGAAGATTGTGGACCGAGtcaacgccgacgatgccgttcaTTCGGCTGACGAGAAGCCgtccctcggcgacggcgaccatcATCCTCCGACGTACGATGTGGCCATCCTGAATACCGACTACGAGGGCAAGCCAACTGAGGAAGAGCTGGCTACCCTGCGCCGAGTTCCTGGAAAGCTGCCTACAGTGGCCTACCTCCTCTGTGCAGTCGAGTTctgcgagcgagcgtccTATTACGGTACGTGATCGGGTCAGCCAGCTGTGCGATTTCGACCGAGGACTGATAGCCACTCTACTAGGATGCGCCCAAATTTGGACCAACTACATCAACCGTCCCCTGCCAAAGGGCGGCAATGGCTACGGAGCAGTGCCGAGTGGAAGCCAAGCCACCCAGGGCGCCCTGGGGCTTGGCGAGCAGGTGGCGGTATGCCAAGCCGATCCGAGCTGTCACTCCGTCTACCCCTTACTGACCACCACCCTCAGAATGCCACCAGCCAGTCCTTCAACTTACTGGCGTACTGTCTCCCACTCTTTGTCGGGTACCTTGCCGATACCAGATTTGGTCGTTTCAATATGATCTTTTGGGGCGTGATTGTATGTGGTGTTGGGCACGTGCTCATTattgctggcggcgcaaaGCCGCTTATGGAAAACGGTACCGCGAAGATTCCCTTCTTCATTGGAGTCTATATCCTCGCCATCGGAGCAGGTAAGCAATAGCGCCATTTATTACAACCACAACCTCGCTAACCCTAGCTGTATAGCAATGTTTAAACCGAACGTATCACCGCTGTTGCTGGATCAAATGACTACTCACGTACCAAAGGTCATCACTCTCAAATCCGGCGAGCGAGTGATCCAGGATCCGGAGCATAGCACCGAGAGAGTCATGCTCTGGTTCTATCTGCTGATTAACATTGGCGCCTTTATGTCGACTGCGACCTCCTATTCCGCAAGGAATGTTGGTTGGTGGCTGGCATTCTTGCTCCCTCTGATCCTATATATCCCGCTCCCTCTCTTGCTTATTTGGTTGAAGCCCCGTCTGGTTCACCATAAGCCCGGTGGCTCTGACTTGCCAAACGTGATTCGCGTCCTTGGCCATTGTATGAGAAACGGAGGGGTCTTCCGCATCGGCCGAAAAGGCTGGTGGGATGCCGCGAAGCCGTCTGTCATTGCGGCGAAGGGTCTAACGCCGGAGACACACTATAACGAAGCCTTTGTCGAAGATGTCAAGCGAACGTTGCAGGCTACTGGGATGTTTTGCTTCTTCCCCGTTCAGTTCTGGAACGACAACGGGTGTGTATCCTCTAACTATTCTTATCCCTTTCCCTTCGAGGTATTGAACCCAATGCTCACTCCAAACG from Purpureocillium takamizusanense chromosome 3, complete sequence includes:
- a CDS encoding uncharacterized protein (COG:V~EggNog:ENOG503NYDA) translates to MLAETILITGASGYLGGHLIKAALQKGYNVRATARSDSSAQKIAAQFPQSAAKLSYAIVLDITNPQSYQEALEGVSGIIHSASPFVLKPKDNVKDLLQPAIQGSLAILKAAQQWGDAVRRIVVTSSHASVCDLSKGKRPGYVYNEKDWNPVTFEEASTADGVVAYCASKALAERATWDWVAENRPKFDVVTITPPWIFGPYATELTTTKHLSESIQILYDLLKVEDIPPFDFGGFADVREVAAAHILGFETPEAGGQRFWVGQNFNYQTAVDAAREQLPQLSQRLPKGKPGFVESTYTVDGSKATKVLGLRYRPLAETIKDTYVQLLHAEELEGQSGPA
- a CDS encoding uncharacterized protein (COG:S~TransMembrane:12 (i27-47o59-83i90-110o116-141i153-174o186-206i244-264o276-296i308-327o347-371i383-404o416-437i)~EggNog:ENOG503NW25) → MSAIKTSTTPAGNPVGPAKRDWYHTTMFNISVVAVCAFIAPGLWAAMNGLGGAGAADPHYVNAANSVIFCLQLLICIFGSTLIAKMSLRWAFALGMAGFPVYAAAIYCNVKYGNTWFMMVACAIDGVTSGIFWLTEGAIVLAYPEKHRRGKYLAYWLASRIVGQMIGGFVTLGLNAHRREVGAISVNTYLVFISIQTLGPFIAALLSPPHKVQRSNGVPVIIHLPQNIKEELAIMWRLLCRKEILLLLPMIFQSVFSEAFFSTYNATYFTVRSRALASLVASSCVVVCNFLLGFFLDWRKPTLNTRAIAAFVVIYTFETALYIYAMIMTKKYEGMETKPVFDWVDDGFGQGVCVYIFLLVGFNLMYDYLYWLVGTLNRDGADIIRLSAVIRGVESAGQAISYGINSIAQDKFPLSGAVAVNMSFFAACIIPSAFVIFKIGIVDGAKVHEIIQDEEMPVAATYLKAEKPDGSQDRSDPDVKVVE
- a CDS encoding 15-hydroxyprostaglandin dehydrogenase (NAD(+)) (EggNog:ENOG503Q30I~COG:Q) encodes the protein MADIQENEAVTELGPDNVLFVKTDVASWEQQRALFTRADEWAGSQGLAFLAANAGLSDPPGSLDGLVGKAKADEVVTPPTVDPIQVNLLGAIYSLQLFAHFVRKRGRAGKAVLTSSGAGIYPMPSHPAYAASKHAIVGYTRSIAPSLKPDSIAVNAILPGFTPSNMTAPLLGVIPDQYVTSLDTMVAAYDVFLDDDSQMTGQVLEVSASKKWHFRDHPTYPDEEIRWLNEESAGFFAKVFGLA
- a CDS encoding uncharacterized protein (COG:E~EggNog:ENOG503PBVS), whose product is MVSARDTTSVELHGKSYSLPQRPTVVVCVDGFDPEYLQAGIEDGILPTMEAFVKSGFHATADCAMPSLTNPNNMCIITGVPTGHHGISGNFYLDKETGKEHMILDDSTMRGTTVLAKLADAGVRVAAITAKDKLRRIIQHGLSPEKGSICFSAQCANESTAAEQGMDNVEAWLGQSAPSQYSGELSLFVLDAGLKLLQEKRADFFYLTLSDYIQHKYAPRSREANDFMHAIDTRLGEFVRLGAVVAVTGDHGMSDKADENGKPNVLFLGDFLDSKWPESRAKVICPITDPFVKHHGALGGFVRVHLTDTSVVGDMLAACRKLPQVETALTGEEAAALYEMPLDREGDIVVIAKKNFAIGSKREEHDLSNLDGHRLRSHGGLSEQQIPLLRSTAVDPKDVSETKKWRNFDIFDLALNY
- a CDS encoding uncharacterized protein (EggNog:ENOG503NVF9~COG:L) yields the protein MPHTKRECYDRTRLYFLVYLCDHHCSLSHGKLPLTRDFQLLKKPRVFLESGFASEADQRLISQVELWSIFNRVFDIFGGDIDRCIATQRLAEISCLDDLYEQWHSEWLEGLKFDTHKTEPARRIFDLYYHAAKLYLFSHVFRGQAREELELASESPGGPNDFARRALEHALSVVCSVTNEPRDRLQNLPCYIGAVIAFASVCLVKAANWQSRATCENDEVDIQGHLRHLIRVLQPSAGEEQTVHPLLGIARSLEAVMAGAQQFDHERHVIQDLSGLLGFDFGMDGCGVFNGGDLEQTATFSLFDAT